The following are encoded together in the Nocardia sp. XZ_19_385 genome:
- a CDS encoding ASCH domain-containing protein: protein MSSSNSRKPFLLAFPGPLRDQLVAAVLSGEKVSTTGLLADYEAAREELPVIGERSGLIDSDGREVAVIEVTDVRVLPLGAVDLQHALDEGEGYGSVAEWRTGHERFWHSAKMRKALGNPEFTVDDETLVVAERFRVVRSG, encoded by the coding sequence GTGTCCAGCAGCAACTCTCGCAAACCGTTCTTGCTCGCCTTTCCAGGGCCGTTGCGCGATCAATTGGTTGCGGCTGTCCTGTCCGGCGAGAAGGTCTCGACAACCGGGCTGCTCGCCGACTACGAGGCGGCGCGGGAGGAACTCCCGGTGATCGGCGAACGCTCGGGGCTCATCGATTCCGACGGCCGCGAGGTCGCGGTGATCGAGGTGACGGACGTGCGGGTGTTGCCGCTCGGCGCGGTCGACCTGCAGCACGCGCTCGACGAGGGCGAGGGATATGGCTCGGTCGCGGAGTGGCGGACCGGACATGAGCGGTTCTGGCACAGCGCGAAGATGCGGAAGGCGCTAGGGAACCCGGAGTTCACTGTCGATGACGAAACGCTGGTGGTCGCAGAGCGGTTCCGGGTGGTGCGGTCGGGCTGA